Proteins from one Camelina sativa cultivar DH55 chromosome 8, Cs, whole genome shotgun sequence genomic window:
- the LOC104707430 gene encoding uncharacterized protein LOC104707430 isoform X1: protein MAPVTEHQSSFLGRLSRRNQVVSMDVNHEQELEELEDFQKHVAERFAELLPQSSPSDSPESHPLLPQSSPSDSPESHPVLSIHWLRKLLDVFMSCESEFHSVLTSNPSQISKPPLDKLVPEMLDRIVKALDICTAVVNGVDSVRQIQRLAEIAVTALKQTPLSDGSVRRAKRALASLLAALNVDKNSGGGSGRRSTSEQWSSFGRRSGGSGGGGCVSKNWSAAKQIQAMTANLVAPRGGEASPLYIMSSVMVMVMWTLVAAVPCQTSNGLLVHLPLPKHQVWASAAVSISERIGEEMKKKETRCGGLMEEMQRMERIGLKLMEFSEGFRFNGEEDVTAEVAEMEEICRKMEDGLEGLQRRVREVFHRLVKSRSEILEVIDH from the exons ATGGCACCGGTGACGGAGCATCAGAGTTCTTTCCTAGGTCGACTCAGCCGTCGCAATCAAGTCGTTTCCATGGACGTTAACCACGAGCAAGAGCTCGAAGAACTCGAAGATTTCCAAAAACACGTAGCTGAGCGTTTCGCCGAGTTACTGCCACAATCATCACCGTCTGATTCGCCGGAATCTCACCCG TTACTGCCACAATCATCACCGTCTGATTCGCCGGAATCTCACCCGGTTCTATCGATCCACTGGCTAAGGAAGCTTCTTGATGTTTTCATGTCTTGTGAATCGGAGTTCCACTCTGTTTTGACATCGAACCCGTCTCAGATCTCTAAACCACCCTTGGATAAGCTTGTTCCGGAGATGCTTGACCGGATTGTTAAGGCCCTTGATATCTGTACCGCCGTGGTCAACGGCGTTGACTCAGTCAGACAAATCCAGCGTCTTGCGGAGATCGCTGTTACGGCGTTGAAACAAACGCCGTTGAGTGACGGAAGCGTTAGGAGAGCTAAACGAGCTCTCGCGAGCCTCCTCGCCGCTTTAAACGTCGATAAAAACAGCGGCGGAGGAAGTGGTAGGAGGTCAACGTCGGAACAGTGGTCTTCCTTTGGTAGGCGTAGCGGCGGAAGCGGAGGAGGAGGGTGTGTGAGCAAGAACTGGTCGGCGGCGAAGCAGATTCAAGCAATGACGGCGAATCTCGTAGCGCCACGTGGTGGAGAGGCGTCGCCGTTATACATAATGAGTAGCGTGATGGTAATGGTGATGTGGACGTTAGTTGCGGCGGTTCCTTGTCAGACAAGTAACGGCTTATTAGTTCATTTGCCTTTGCCGAAGCATCAGGTTTGGGCTAGCGCCGCCGTGAGTATCTCGGAGAGGATCGGTGAAGAGATGAAAAAGAAGGAGACGCGCTGCGGTGGACTGATGGAGGAGATGCAGAGGATGGAGAGGATTGGTTTGAAGCTGATGGAGTTTAGTGAAGGGTTTAGGTTTAACGGGGAGGAGGATGTGACGGCGGAAGTGGCGGAGATGGAGGAGATATGTCGGAAAATGGAAGATGGGCTTGAAGGGTTACAAAGACGAGTTAGGGAAGTGTTTCATAGGTTGGTTAAAAGCAGAAGTGAGATTCTTGAAGTGATTGATCACTGA
- the LOC104707429 gene encoding peroxidase 39-like, whose protein sequence is MARFRLALVMILVILGSVSFSEAQLKMGFYDKTCPNAEKIVQDVVNQHINNAPSLAAGLIRMHFHDCFVRGCDGSILINATSSNQQVEKLAPPNLTVRGFDFIDKVKSALESKCPGIVSCADIITLATRDSIVAIGGPTWNVPTGRRDGRISNFAEARDNIPPPFGNFTTLITLFANQGLDVKDLVLLSGAHTIGVSHCSSFSNRLFNFTGVGDEDPSLDSEYAANLKSRRCLSLADNTTKVEMDPGSRNTFDLSYFKLVLKRRGLFESDAALTMNPAALAQVRRFAGGSEQDFFSEFSKAMEKMGRIGVKTGSAGEIRRTCAFVN, encoded by the exons atggcGAGATTCAGGTTAGCTCTTGTAATGATTCTTGTGATTCTAGGATCTGTGAGCTTTTCAGAAGCTCAATTGAAGATGGGATTCTACGACAAAACTTGCCCTAACGCAGAGAAGATTGTACAAGATGTTGTCAACCAACATATCAACAATGCACCTTCTTTGGCTGCTGGCCTTATTAGGATGCATTTCCACGATTGCTTCGTTCGG GGTTGTGATGGTTCGATCTTGATCAACGCGACATCGAGCAACCAACAAGTCGAGAAGCTTGCTCCTCCGAATCTAACTGTTAGAGGTTTCGACTTCATTGATAAAGTAAAGTCTGCTTTAGAATCAAAATGCCCTGGAATCGTCTCGTGCGCCGATATCATCACCCTCGCAACTAGAGACTCTATTGTTGCTAtt GGTGGACCAACATGGAATGTTCCAACTGGACGTAGAGACGGACGTATCTCTAACTTTGCCGAGGCTAGAGACAATATTCCTCCTCCTTTTGGAAACTTCACGACTCTTATAACTCTCTTTGCAAACCAAGGCCTTGATGTTAAAGACCTCGTCTTGTTATCCG GTGCGCACACGATTGGAGTGTCTCATTGCTCATCCTTCTCAAACCGTCTCTTCAATTTCACCGGTGTTGGAGACGAAGACCCGTCGCTAGACAGCGAATATGCCGCCAATCTCAAGTCACGGAGATGTTTATCTCTCGCTGACAATACAACAAAGGTCGAAATGGATCCCGGTAGTAGAAACACCTTCGATCTTAGCTACTTCAAGCTTGTCCTGAAACGTCGTGGACTTTTCGAGTCTGACGCTGCATTAACTATGAATCCCGCGGCACTGGCTCAGGTCAGACGTTTTGCGGGAGGATCGGAGCAAGATTTCTTTAGTGAGTTCTCGAAGGCTATGGAGAAAATGGGAAGGATCGGTGTCAAAACCGGGTCAGCTGGGGAGATCCGAAGAACATGTGcatttgttaattaa
- the LOC104707430 gene encoding uncharacterized protein LOC104707430 isoform X3: MAPVTEHQSSFLGRLSRRNQVVSMDVNHEQELEELEDFQKHVAERFAELLPQSSPSDSPESHPVLSIHWLRKLLDVFMSCESEFHSVLTSNPSQISKPPLDKLVPEMLDRIVKALDICTAVVNGVDSVRQIQRLAEIAVTALKQTPLSDGSVRRAKRALASLLAALNVDKNSGGGSGRRSTSEQWSSFGRRSGGSGGGGCVSKNWSAAKQIQAMTANLVAPRGGEASPLYIMSSVMVMVMWTLVAAVPCQTSNGLLVHLPLPKHQVWASAAVSISERIGEEMKKKETRCGGLMEEMQRMERIGLKLMEFSEGFRFNGEEDVTAEVAEMEEICRKMEDGLEGLQRRVREVFHRLVKSRSEILEVIDH, from the exons ATGGCACCGGTGACGGAGCATCAGAGTTCTTTCCTAGGTCGACTCAGCCGTCGCAATCAAGTCGTTTCCATGGACGTTAACCACGAGCAAGAGCTCGAAGAACTCGAAGATTTCCAAAAACACGTAGCTGAGCGTTTCGCCGAGTTACTGCCACAATCATCACCGTCTGATTCGCCGGAATCTCACCCGGTTCTATCGATCCACTGGCTAAGGAAGCTTCTTGATGTTTTCATGTCTTGTGAATCGGAGTTCCACTCTGTTTTGACATCGAACCCGTCTCAGATCTCTAAACCACCCTTGGATAAGCTTGTTCCGGAGATGCTTGACCGGATTGTTAAG GCCCTTGATATCTGTACCGCCGTGGTCAACGGCGTTGACTCAGTCAGACAAATCCAGCGTCTTGCGGAGATCGCTGTTACGGCGTTGAAACAAACGCCGTTGAGTGACGGAAGCGTTAGGAGAGCTAAACGAGCTCTCGCGAGCCTCCTCGCCGCTTTAAACGTCGATAAAAACAGCGGCGGAGGAAGTGGTAGGAGGTCAACGTCGGAACAGTGGTCTTCCTTTGGTAGGCGTAGCGGCGGAAGCGGAGGAGGAGGGTGTGTGAGCAAGAACTGGTCGGCGGCGAAGCAGATTCAAGCAATGACGGCGAATCTCGTAGCGCCACGTGGTGGAGAGGCGTCGCCGTTATACATAATGAGTAGCGTGATGGTAATGGTGATGTGGACGTTAGTTGCGGCGGTTCCTTGTCAGACAAGTAACGGCTTATTAGTTCATTTGCCTTTGCCGAAGCATCAGGTTTGGGCTAGCGCCGCCGTGAGTATCTCGGAGAGGATCGGTGAAGAGATGAAAAAGAAGGAGACGCGCTGCGGTGGACTGATGGAGGAGATGCAGAGGATGGAGAGGATTGGTTTGAAGCTGATGGAGTTTAGTGAAGGGTTTAGGTTTAACGGGGAGGAGGATGTGACGGCGGAAGTGGCGGAGATGGAGGAGATATGTCGGAAAATGGAAGATGGGCTTGAAGGGTTACAAAGACGAGTTAGGGAAGTGTTTCATAGGTTGGTTAAAAGCAGAAGTGAGATTCTTGAAGTGATTGATCACTGA
- the LOC104707430 gene encoding uncharacterized protein LOC104707430 isoform X2, with product MAPVTEHQSSFLGRLSRRNQVVSMDVNHEQELEELEDFQKHVAERFAELLPQSSPSDSPESHPVLSIHWLRKLLDVFWLRKLLDVFMSCESEFHSVLTSNPSQISKPPLDKLVPEMLDRIVKALDICTAVVNGVDSVRQIQRLAEIAVTALKQTPLSDGSVRRAKRALASLLAALNVDKNSGGGSGRRSTSEQWSSFGRRSGGSGGGGCVSKNWSAAKQIQAMTANLVAPRGGEASPLYIMSSVMVMVMWTLVAAVPCQTSNGLLVHLPLPKHQVWASAAVSISERIGEEMKKKETRCGGLMEEMQRMERIGLKLMEFSEGFRFNGEEDVTAEVAEMEEICRKMEDGLEGLQRRVREVFHRLVKSRSEILEVIDH from the exons ATGGCACCGGTGACGGAGCATCAGAGTTCTTTCCTAGGTCGACTCAGCCGTCGCAATCAAGTCGTTTCCATGGACGTTAACCACGAGCAAGAGCTCGAAGAACTCGAAGATTTCCAAAAACACGTAGCTGAGCGTTTCGCCGAGTTACTGCCACAATCATCACCGTCTGATTCGCCGGAATCTCACCCGGTTCTATCGATCCACTGGCTAAGGAAGCTTCTTGATGTTTTC TGGCTAAGGAAGCTTCTTGATGTTTTCATGTCTTGTGAATCGGAGTTCCACTCTGTTTTGACATCGAACCCGTCTCAGATCTCTAAACCACCCTTGGATAAGCTTGTTCCGGAGATGCTTGACCGGATTGTTAAGGCCCTTGATATCTGTACCGCCGTGGTCAACGGCGTTGACTCAGTCAGACAAATCCAGCGTCTTGCGGAGATCGCTGTTACGGCGTTGAAACAAACGCCGTTGAGTGACGGAAGCGTTAGGAGAGCTAAACGAGCTCTCGCGAGCCTCCTCGCCGCTTTAAACGTCGATAAAAACAGCGGCGGAGGAAGTGGTAGGAGGTCAACGTCGGAACAGTGGTCTTCCTTTGGTAGGCGTAGCGGCGGAAGCGGAGGAGGAGGGTGTGTGAGCAAGAACTGGTCGGCGGCGAAGCAGATTCAAGCAATGACGGCGAATCTCGTAGCGCCACGTGGTGGAGAGGCGTCGCCGTTATACATAATGAGTAGCGTGATGGTAATGGTGATGTGGACGTTAGTTGCGGCGGTTCCTTGTCAGACAAGTAACGGCTTATTAGTTCATTTGCCTTTGCCGAAGCATCAGGTTTGGGCTAGCGCCGCCGTGAGTATCTCGGAGAGGATCGGTGAAGAGATGAAAAAGAAGGAGACGCGCTGCGGTGGACTGATGGAGGAGATGCAGAGGATGGAGAGGATTGGTTTGAAGCTGATGGAGTTTAGTGAAGGGTTTAGGTTTAACGGGGAGGAGGATGTGACGGCGGAAGTGGCGGAGATGGAGGAGATATGTCGGAAAATGGAAGATGGGCTTGAAGGGTTACAAAGACGAGTTAGGGAAGTGTTTCATAGGTTGGTTAAAAGCAGAAGTGAGATTCTTGAAGTGATTGATCACTGA